In a single window of the Antennarius striatus isolate MH-2024 chromosome 3, ASM4005453v1, whole genome shotgun sequence genome:
- the ercc6l gene encoding DNA excision repair protein ERCC-6-like translates to MEHNGEVAEVTERLEKSLSMDTEDEMASYHRHIQDAKDAARQGDLQKALKIFKLAHNIHPSQKLESRIKKIEELLSQDDSEEDSDDFVDVNGSGLMLFRDLYDKLYDYQRNGVAFLYSLYRDGLKGGILADDMGLGKTIQVISFLSGMYDNELVKHTLLIMPTSLITNWTKEFSKWTPGMRVKEFHGTSKGERTRNLEKVQRRGGVVITTYTMLLNNWQQLSSFQGREFTWDYMILDEAHKIKSTSTKTAKSAYAIPSKNRVLLTGTPVQNNLREMWALFDFACQGTLLGTAKTFKSEYENPITRAREKDATPGERVLGSRMSENLMATIKPHFLRRTKSEVQKNKTYNTHPRKEEDSDHNNGQIPNRPNESGAVMPTLTRKNDLIVWTYLSSVQEDIYRQFLSLDHIQELLMTTRSPLAQLNILKKLCDHPRLLSPAAIAKLGLEETSAESQQSDDLEADAGHSIANVPDESLISESGKLVFLFALLERLRQEGHRTLIFAHYRKVLDIIERILGNRGFKVMRLDGTITQVAERERRISLFQTDDRYSVFLLTTQVGGVGITLTAANRVVIYDPSWNPATDAQAVDRAYRIGQTENVVIYRLITCGTVEEKIYRRQVFKDSLIRQNTGDKKNPFRYFSKQELKELFTLEDARSSSTQMQLQAMHSRSRRTDPELDKHIAHLHGMEIFGISDHDLMFSLDVNHDEAPEDQQEQHYIEGRVQKAQELMKAESELQMQLAESMASSTEPAWLRQPTENRRRSHEKKVRDPDPSNARHDEDFSRSPAVVDLVASDSGKESSQQDLSDQVIDLTADDCMTDQQPPVDVNQDTDDFKHQSVKQEGGYSGATVESPQEMLQDSLAMLKFTAEAVDNSIQSYITANDEDELQLNGKTQDPSIDSEHPDAPALKNKSLSVLQASSSSFKADTPSRMSAGFESLEGNFNLQLEDSDMFSENDVLDHQGTEAEERKFLSQLQMEGTFDVNKSLSERQLKESEKDTSINDVHTPEIDDSVNDSILTTKKKRTAVIYDSDEDDDERPDSRRGQLENSFLVLGASTPKSFPSDSTPIQSRKTIGGNSSVASRRSFIQSIINDMENNHHDDEGEDEDVSASYSDEADEEDIIDATSDELQVEETVGETLNTEGEEDEEGEEEQEYEENSESADDIMSSNLEESTSDPELASSERMDQCTVDVEVNTVEDSIQPESYDSLVGKGRDLYSKGKLEDALSYFLRAIDIKPGDPEIQLMTIQLYRKLSQRS, encoded by the exons ATGGAGCACAACGGCGAAGTAGCGGAAGTTACCGAGAGGCTGGAAAA GTCGTTGTCCATGGATACAGAGGACGAGATGGCATCGTACCACAG ACACATTCAAGATGCTAAAGATGCTGCCAGACAAGGGGACTTGCAGAAAGCGTTGAAGATCTTCAAGTTGGCGCACAACATCCACCCGAGTCAAAAACTTGAAAGCAGGATTAAAAAAATCGAAGAACTTCTTTCTCAGGATGACTCAGAGGAGGACAGTGACGACTTTGTTGATGTGAACGGCAGTGGTTTGATGCTCTTCAGAGATTTATACGACAAGCTTTATGACTACCAGAGAAATGGAGTGGCCTTCTTATACAGTCTCTACAGAGATGGTCTTAAAGGGGGCATCTTGGCGGATGACATGGGCCTCGGCAAAACCATCCAAGTGATTTCATTCCTGTCTGGTATGTACGATAATGAGCTGGttaaacacacactcctcatcATGCCAACATCACTCATCACAAACTGGACTAAGGAGTTTTCCAAATGGACTCCTGGCATGAGGGTCAAGGAGTTTCACGGAACCAGTAAAGGCGAGAGGACCAGGAATCTGGAGAAAGTTCAGCGTAGAGGTGGCGTAGTCATCACCACGTACACTATGCTTCTGAATAACTGGCAGCAGTTGTCATCGTTCCAAGGCAGAGAGTTCACGTGGGACTATATGATCCTGGATGAGGCACACAAGATAAAATCCACCTCAACCAAAACTGCCAAAAGTGCCTATGCCATACCTTCAAAAAACCGAGTGCTCCTCACGGGTACCCCGGTCCAGAACAACCTGAGAGAAATGTGGGCCCTCTTTGACTTTGCTTGCCAAGGGACTCTCCTTGGCACAGCCAAAACGTTCAAGTCGGAGTATGAGAACCCCATTACCCGTGCTAGGGAGAAGGATGCCACTCCAGGGGAAAGAGTTCTGGGGTCACGGATGTCTGAGAACCTCATGGCTACGATAAAACCCCACTTCCTCCGCAGGACAAAATCAGaagtgcagaaaaacaaaacgtaCAACACGCATCCGCGCAAAGAGGAAGATTCGGACCACAACAACGGCCAAATTCCTAATCGTCCAAACGAGTCCGGTGCAGTCATGCCCACGCTGACGAGAAAAAACGACCTGATTGTCTGGACTTACCTGAGCTCCGTTCAAGAAGACATATACAGGCAGTTTCTTTCACTAGATCACATCCAGGAGCTGCTCATGACCACCAGATCGCCGCTGGCTCAGTTAAACATTCTGAAAAAGCTCTGCGACCACCCGAGACTGCTGTCTCCTGCAGCCATAGCCAAGTTAGGATTAGAAGAAACGTCAGCTGAAAGTCAGCAGAGTGACGACTTAGAGGCGGATGCAGGTCACAGCATCGCTAATGTTCCTGACGAATCCTTAATATCAGAGTCTGGGAAACTAGTCTTTCTCTTTGCGCTCCTGGAAAGGCTCAGACAGGAAGGCCATCGGACGCTAATCTTTGCTCATTACAGGAAAGTGCTTGACATAATTGAACGCATCTTGGGCAACAGAGGATTCAAGGTCATGCGACTGGACGGGACGATAACGCAGgttgcagagagagagaggcggaTCTCGTTGTTCCAGACGGATGACCGTTACTCTGTCTTCCTACTTACCACCCAGGTTGGAGGAGTTGGCATCACATTGACAGCAGCGAACAGGGTTGTGATTTACGATCCGAGCTGGAACCCAGCGACGGACGCCCAGGCTGTTGACAGGGCGTACCGCATTGGCCAGACTGAAAACGTTGTCATCTACAGGCTGATCACCTGTGGCACAGTGGAGGAGAAGATCTACAGACGGCAGGTCTTCAAGGACTCTCTCATCAGACAGAATACCGGAGATAAAAAGAATCCTTTCCGCTACTTCAGCAAACAGGAGCTGAAGGAACTCTTCACTCTGGAGGACGCGCGGTCCTCGTCCACTCAGATGCAGCTCCAGGCGATGCACTCCAGAAGCAGAAGAACAGACCCTGAACTGGACAAGCACATCGCCCACCTCCACGGTATGGAAATATTTGGAATCTCCGACCACGACCTCATGTTTTCCCTCGACGTCAACCACGACGAGGCACCAGAGGACCAGCAGGAGCAGCACTACATTGAAGGGAGAGTCCAGAAGGCCCAGGAGCTGATGAAGGCCGAGTCCGAGCTACAGATGCAGTTGGCGGAGAGCATGGCATCGAGCACAGAACCAGCTTGGCTCAGACAGCCAACGGAGAACAGACGGCGATCTCACGAGAAAAAAGTAAGAGATCCAGACCCTTCAAATGCACGGCATGATGAGGACTTCAGCAGGTCACCAGCTGTGGTGGACTTGGTCGCATCTGATTCTGGAAAAGAGAGCAGCCAACAGGATCTTAGTGACCAAGTTATTGATCTAACTGCAGATGACTGTATGACAGACCAACAACCTCCTGTAGACGTGAACCAGGACACGGACGACTTCAAGCACCAGTCTGTCAAGCAGGAGGGCGGCTACTCGGGGGCGACGGTCGAGTCCCCACAGGAGATGCTTCAGGATTCTTTAGCCATGTTGAAATTCACTGCTGAGGCTGTAGATAACAGCATCCAGTCCTACATTACAGCGAATGATGAAGACGAGCTACAGCTAAATGGTAAAACACAGGACCCCAGCATAGACTCGGAACATCCCGATGCCCCagctttgaaaaacaaaagtctttCTGTCCTACAAGCATCCAGTTCCAGTTTCAAGGCCGACACGCCGTCCAGAATGAGTGCAGGGTTTGAATCCCTAGAAGGCAACTTCAACTTACAGCTGGAGGACAGTGACATGTTCTCAGAGAACGACGTCCTGGATCATCAGGGGACCGAGGCAGAAGAGAGGAAGTTTCTTTCACAACTGCAGATGGAGGGGACGTTTGACGTCAATAAGTCCCTCTCTGAGAGGCAGCTGAAAGAATCTGAGAAGGACACAAGCATCAACGACGTCCATACGCCCGAAATAGATGACTCGGTGAATGATTCCATTCTGAccaccaaaaagaaaagaacagcaGTGATTTATGATAGtgacgaagatgatgatgagaggCCGGATTCAAGGAGGGGTCAACTTGAGAACTCCTTCCTGGTTCTCGGAGCATCCACGCCTAAATCATTTCCGTCTGACTCCACCCCCATCCAGTCAAGAAAGACCATTGGAGGAAACAGCTCTGTGGCATCACGCcgctccttcatccagtccatcATCAATGACATGGAGAACAACCACCATGATGATGAgggtgaggatgaagatgttTCAGCATCATATTCTGATGAGGCTGACGAGGAGGACATTATCGATGCAACGTCTGATGAGCTGCAGGTGGAAGAGACCGTTGGAGAAACGCTAAACACAGAaggggaggaagacgaggagggggaggaagaacaAGAGTATGAGGAGAATTCAGAGTCAGCAGATGACATAATGAGCAGCAATCTGGAAGAATCGACCAGCGACCCCGAGCTAGCCTCCTCTGAGAGAATGGATCAGTGCACGGTTGACGTAGAAGTGAACACCGTAGAGGACAGCATCCAGCCTGAGAGCTACGACTCTCTGGTCGGCAAAGGGAGGGATTTGTACAGCAAAGGGAAACTGGAAGACGCCCTGAGCTACTTCCTGAGAGCGATTGACATCAAACCCGGAGATCCAGAAATTCAGCTCATGACCATCCAACTGTACCGCAAGCTGAGTCAAAGAAGTTAA
- the sdhaf1 gene encoding succinate dehydrogenase assembly factor 1, mitochondrial translates to MARHSKLQKQVLALYRQFLRAGQDKPGFIPRIRDEFRANARIKKTEVMYIEYLYRRGQRQLEQLKDVNTKQLGSFSKPAEKS, encoded by the coding sequence ATGGCACGGCACAGTAAACTGCAGAAGCAGGTCCTTGCTTTGTACCGCCAGTTCCTTCGGGCTGGACAAGACAAACCAGGCTTCATCCCCCGAATCCGTGATGAGTTCAGAGCCAACGCTCGTATCAAGAAAACGGAGGTGATGTACATCGAGTATCTGTACCGACGAGGACAGAGACAgctggagcagctgaaggaCGTCAACACCAAACAGCTGGGCTCTTTCTCCAAACCTGCAGAGAagagctga
- the LOC137592182 gene encoding protein FAM240B — translation MNAALIHDRLHIKSFWEKRISNHSQHDDTEEQRMEKSALQKLRGEWIVRLEERNKHLKSLNDTFVKKSKTDESADQQ, via the exons ATGAACGCTGCTCTGATCCACGACAGGCTGCACATTAAGTCGTTCTGGGAGAAGAGGATCAGCAATCATAGTCAGCACGATGACACAGAGGAGCAGCGGATGGAGAAGAGCGCCCTCCAAAA gttGAGGGGGGAGTGGATCGTCCGTCTGGAGGAACGAAACAAACACCTGAAGAGCCTCAACGACACCTTCGTGAAGAAGAGCAAGACAGACGAGTCAGCCGACCAGCAATAA
- the nudt18 gene encoding 8-oxo-dGDP phosphatase NUDT18: MEVKETEQWRQVEEQVEMLLSGQGSEVMTCDVGLEQSKPATLRRTVTYIVCGVIFNDKDEVLMVQEAKQDCYKQWYLPAGRVEVGETLEEALKREVKEEAGFDCEPITLLLIQEQGPQWVRFIFLAKVTGGSIKTPSAADQESLQASWWDRQSSLPLRGRDILRLIDCGLKYRQDPWHPVTLPLDLSCRHVVQRLALVFTNADQQMWVLLVKAPQLHLPTAAAVKTHAVTWAANMVVQEAMPSVYYDQYVNTLGVFSLQHNGRQHGKTDGVCFNTLVTLVPDHVQRDEDGEKVECVEVRQPPPVENPRYVWHEIQKLTLREKLLEKIKNTSILPIHSLY, from the exons ATGGAGGTGAAGGAGACGGAGCAGTGGCGACAGGTGGAGGAGCAAGTGGAGATGCTGCTGAgcggtcaggggtcagaggtcatgacaTGTGACGTAGGCCTGGAGCAGAGTAAACCAGCGACTCTGAGGAGAACCGTCACCTATATCGTCTGTGGCGTCATCTTTAACGATAAG GACGAGGTGCTGATGGTGCAGGAGGCCAAACAAGACTGTTACAAGCAGTGGTACCTGCCTGCAGGgcgggtggaggtgggggagaCCCTGGAGGAGGCACTGAAGAGAGAG gtgaaggaggaggcGGGGTTTGACTGTGAGCCAATCACCTTGCTGTTGATCCAGGAACAGGGACCACAGTGGGTTCGCTTCATCTTCTTGGCCAAAgtcacag GTGGGAGTATAAAGACTCCGTCAGCAGCAGATCAGGAGTCTCTGCAGGCGTCCTGGTGGGACAGGCAGTCCTCCCTCCCGCTGAGAGGACGAGACATCCTCCGTCTCATCGACTGCGGCCTCAA GTACCGTCAGGATCCCTGGCATCCCGTCACATTACCTTTGGACCTGAGCTGTCGTCATGTGGTGCAGAGACTCGCCCTGGTCTTCACCAACGCTGATCAGCAGATGTGGGTCCTGCTTGTCAAAG CTCCGCAGCTGCACCTCCCCACAGCGGCAGCAGTGAAGACCCACGCAGTGACCTGGGCGGCCAACATGGTGGTGCAGGAAGCCATGCCCTCGGTGTACTATGACCAATACGTCAATACGCTGGGCGTCTTCAGCCTGCAGCACAATGGCCGACAGCATGGTAAGACGGACGGCGTGTGCTTCAACACGCTGGTGACTCTGGTGCCCGATCACGTCCAACGGGACGAGGACGGGGAGAAGGTGGAGTGTGTGGAGGTGCGTCAACCTCCACCGGTGGAAAACCCACGCTACGTCTGGCACGAAATCCAGAAACTGACTTTGAGAGAGAAACTGCTGGAAAAGATCAAGAACACGTCCATCCTACCAATCCACAGCCTGTACTGA